CACAGGACTACGACTGGGTCCTCGAAGTCGTCGGCAGCGTCGACGGCAGGGACCGCGTCTGGACACTGGACAACGACGGTCGCCCGTTCCACACGGCAGGCGCGCTCCCCGCCCCGCCGCGCCCGCCGGGCGACGGCGACAGCCCGGTCCGCAACGACACCGGCCGGGATTGGGGCGTGGACGAGGACGGAGTGCGGTACCGGTTCTTCCAGGTGGCCACGGACTACTTCACCGAGCTCCGGGACATGCCCAACTGGTACCGGCCCTCCACTCCTCCGGACAGATGCAGCCCGCCCGACTGCCCGGTCGAGAAGGACGACGGCTGACCACCCGCCCGGAACCCGCGAACACGCCGCCCCAAGGTCGGGCCAACTCGCCGCCCCAGTGGCCTACTTCACCGGCCGCAGCCCCAACGGCCCCGCGATCTCCTCCGCCATGACCTGCCCGGCCTCCTCCGCGAGGGTGTCCTCACCGAGGTCCTGGTCGGTGTCCAGGCCGTCCAGCTCGTCCAGGGGCTGGCCGAGGCGGATGTGGGTGAGCAGGGACTGCAGGGCGCGCAGTACCGCGGAGACGGTGGAGCCCCAGTTGGAGAAGTAGGAGAACTGCCACCACCACAGGGCCTCGGTGGTGCGGCCCGCGTGGTAGTGGACCAGGCCGTGGCGCAGGTCGGCGACCGCGTCGGCGAGGTCGTCGGAGATCCGGGCGGCGACGCGGGCCTTGCGGGGCTCGTACGGGTCGAAGACCTCGGAGTAGACGTCGACCTGTTCGAGGAGCCTGGCCAGGCCCTCGCGCAGGGTCTCCACGTCCGGGTCGGGTCCCGGGTCGGTCTCGAAGCGCTCGTCGGGAACGATGTCCTGGTGGAAGCCGAGACGGCCGCCCGCGAACATCAGCTGCGAGACCTCGAGCAGCAGGAAGGGCAGCGCCGAGCCGGGGTCGTCGCCCTTGGCGATCTCGGTGACCGCGACCACGAAGCTCTCGATCTGGTCGGAGATCTGTACCGCGAAGTCGTCGGGGTCCTGGTCGGCGGCGTGCAGCATGCCGTGGTTCGCTCCGGTTTGCGTCTCAGACATCGAGCAACCTTCTCCCCTCGAAGGCACGTCCCAGCGTGACCTCGTCTGCGTACTCCAGATCGCCTCCCACCGGGAGGCCGCTGGCCAGGCGGGTGACCTTGAGGCCCATCGGTTTGATCATGCGGGCGAGGTAGGTGGCGGTCGCCTCGCCCTCCAGATTGGGATCGGTGGCGAGGATGAGTTCGGTGACGGTGCCGTCGGCGAGCCGGGCGAGCAGCTCACGGATCCTGAGGTCGTCGGGACCGACGCCCTCGATGGGGCTGATGGCACCGCCCAGTACGTGGTAGCGGCCCCGGAACTCGCGGGTCCGCTCGATGGCGACCACGTCCTTGGGCTCCTCCACCACACAGATGACGGCGGGATCGCGCCGGGCGTCACGGCAGATGCCGCAGTGCTCCTCCTGCGCGACGTTGCCGCACACCGCGCAGAAGCGGACCTTGGCCTTGACCTCCATCAGCGCGTTCGCGAGGCGCCGCACATCGGTGGGCTCGGCCTGAAGGATGTGAAAGGCGATCCGCTGCGCGCTCTTGGGACCCACGCCGGGCAGCCTGCCCAGTTCGTCGATCAGGTCCTGGACCACGCCTTCGTACAACGGACTGCCTTTCTGTTGTCTCCTGCTGCGTACGGTAGTTGGCCGCCGGGGCGGTGAGAAGGGCGGACGCCCGTGCCCACCGAGCCCGGCCCGCGGACGGCTCCCCGGTACTCCCCGGTACTAGAACGGCAGGCCGGGGATGCCGCCGCCCATGCCCTGGGCGAGCGGGCCGAGCTTCTCCTGCTGGAGCTGCTGGGCGTTGGCGTTGGCCGCCTGCACGGCCGCGACGACCAGGTCGGCGAGGGTCTCGGTGTCCTCGGGGTCGACCGCCTTCGGGTCGATCGCCAGGGCACGCAGTTCGCCGGAGCCGGTCACGGTCGCCTCGACCAGGCCGCCGCCCGCCTGACCCTTGACCTCGGTGTCCGCGAGTTCCTCCTGCGCGCGGGCGAGATCCTGCTGCATCCGCTGGGCCTGCTGGAGCAACTGCTGCATGTCGGGCTGTCCACCACCGGGGAACACGGGCGTCACTTCCTGGTTGTCTGGGCACCGGCTCCCGGCCGGTGCGGCGAGTCTGACCGGACGGCCACCCACCGCGGTGACCGCGCTCTCCGCGCGCGCGGATACGGCAGGCGGGGAATGTCCGCTTGGCACGAGCCTACGTGCTCCCCGGGCCGATCGCCCCGGCACTCTTTCGAGTGAGCCGTACCGGGCTCCTATACCTGATCAGAGCCCCCGGGCGGGCGGAAAACCCCCGAAGGGCGGCACACGGCCACCCATTGGGCGGTAGTAAGGGGGCTGCGCGCGAGCCGCCAGGTCACGGCGTCGCACAGGTGTACCCCTGGATACCCGTGTGCCCGCACCTCCTGTCTCGCTCCGCCATGCCACCGTGCCGCCGCGCAACGTCATCTCGAGGACCACAGCATCTCGAAGATCACAGCATCTCGAAGACCACAGCGAAGTCCGCTCGGTGATCACAGCGATCACAGCGAAGTCCGCGAGCAAGTCCGCCAGGAAACGCGCATACGTCCGCCAGGGGAAGCGCAGAGGGAGTGCCGGGTGAGCCAGCCGGAGAAACAGCCCGAGGGGCCGCCCCAGCGGGAGCGGGACGAGGGCGGGGGCGGGGGCCCGGCCGGAACGTACGAACCGAGGAACGAAGCGACGAACGATCTACGGGGACGGCGCTTCCCGCACGGCGACTGGGAGGAACCGGCGGCCCGGCTCGACGAGCTGTACCGCTGGGTCGAGCAGGGCGCCCTGCAGACCGCCGACTGGTATCTCACCGACCGGATCTGGAAGCGGCGCGGCGCCCGGCTGCTGCGCGGGGGCGCCGCGCTGGCCGCCGTGACCGCGGCGGCGCTGCCCCTGCTCGCGGTCACCGACACCGCGAGCGGGGCGGCGCCCTGGGCGTTCGTGGCGCTGCTGATCGCGGTGGCCTGTGTGGTCTGCGACCGCTACTTCGGTCTCAGCTCCGGCTGGATAAGGGACGTGGCCACCGCCCAGGCGGTCCAACGGCGGCTCCAGGCACTCCAGTTCGACTGGGCCTCGGAGTGCGTACGCGAGGTCCTCGGTCCCGCCGAGGGCACCGCCAGCGAGGCGACCGAGCGCTGTCTGACCGTGCTGCGCCGTTTCTCGGAGGACATCACCGAACTCGTACGGGCCGAAACGGCGGGCTGGATGGTCGAGTTCCGCTCCGGGCCCGCACCGCTGTCGCTCCAGGCCTCGCTGCCGGGCACCCCGCGCGGTGAGGGCGCCGCCCCGGCGGGCAGGTTCCCCCTCCCGCCCGGCGCCCGCCCCAACATGCCCCGGCAACGACCGCCCGAACCGCTGTAGTGAACGGGAGCCGGAACGATCAACCGAACCGGAACGATCAACTGAAGATGATCATCGACCCCTGGGCCAGGCTGCGGGTCGCCGCCGCGTGCAGACCGAGCCACACATGCCGTTCACGGGCGAACGGCCCCTCCTCGGTGGGCAGTACGGGCGCGCGTTCCTCCAGCTCGGTCGGCGCACTCGGCGGGGCGGGGGTGGCGGGCGGATTGGCCGGGTCGATACCGATCGACGCGGCCACGTATTCGAGTTCGCGCAACAGCGCGTGCGAGGAGCCGAGCGGGCCGCTGCCCGCCAGGAGTTCGTCGTTGGACAGCGGGACGGCGAAGTCGAGCGGTACGTAGGACCCGGCGTGGTCGTAGTGCCAGACCAGGTGCGACTGCTGCGCGGTGGCCTCGAACATCTCCAGCAACTGCTCGTAGTCACCGCCGAGTTCGTCGACCGGTGTCACCTCGAGCCCGCACATCTGGAGGAGGTAGGCGCGGCGCAGGAAGTGCAGCGCGTCGTAGTCGAATCCGGCGACCGGCGCGACGTCACCGGAGAGGCCGGGCATGTACGTGTAGACGGGCACGGGCGGCAGTCCGGCCTCACCCAGCGACCTGTCGTAGAGGGCCAGTTCATCGGCGAAGGGGTTTTCGGGGCTGTGGCACAGCACGTCCACGAGCGGGACCAGCCACAGGTCACAGGCCAAAATCGAACTCCTCGCTTCACGCGGGCAGTGGTCCAGGCAGCGTAATGCGCGAACGGTGACTCGGCGCCCCCGCTGCACGCACTCGCGTTCTGCTTCCGTACCCGCAGTCTTCTCCACGAGAAGCCGGGGTATGCCGCGACAACCCCGGACGTCCGTGCGGTGTCCGCCGGGGGTGAGGTGTCCCGGTCGCGGACCTACGTCTCCCGCGCACTCTCCCGGCTCGCGAGATCCTCGACCAGAGCCAGCGCGTGGGAGTTGTACTCGGTGATGATCGCGTGGGCGGCATGGGCGTCGTGGCGGGCGAGGGCATCGGCGAGTTCGGTGTGGCCGGACCACAGACGGCCCCGCAGATCGCCCGCGCGCCGCAGCAGCGGCATCACACACACCCAGGACTGCAGACGCAGCCGCCCCAGGAAGTCGGCAAGGTACGGATTGCCGTACAGAGAGCTGACCTCGCGCCAGAACCGCAGGTCGTAGCCGATCAGTACGTTGAGGTCACCGGCCGCCGCCGCCCGCTGCGCCTCCTCCCCCCGCCTGCGCACCGCCGCCAGCAACTCCACCCGGATCACACCGCCGGGCTCCTGTCCCGGGCCCGGCCGCGCCGGTCGGGCGGAGGGGTCCGGGGCGGGTTCATCGGATCCCGGAGCGCGTCCGCCGCCTTCCGGAGCACGTCCATCGGCGTCCGGAGCGGGTTCATCGGCGTCCCGGGCGGGTTCATCGGTTGAGGTCGAGTGCGGGGTCGAACCCGGGGACGCGGGCGAAACCGGGGCCGAGGCCGGGGTTGCGCCCGAGGCCGGGACTGCGCCCGAGGCCTGGGTCGCACCCGGGGTTGAGCCCGCGGCGCCGCGGGCCGCGACGCCCGCGAAGATGGCGTCGGCGATCAGGCTGCGCGCCTCGATCATGCCCCGGTAGTCGGCGAGCGAGAACTCGTGCACGCAGAAGCCGCGGTGCTGTACGGAGTCGAGCAGCCCCTGGGCGGCCAGGTCGACCAGTGCCTCGCGGACCGGTGTCGCGGAAACGCCGTACTGGTCGGCGATCTCCTTGACGGTGAACTCCTGCCCCGGTTCCAGCCGCCCCGAGAGCACCTCGTCGCGCAGGGCGTCGGCGATCTGCTGGCGCAGAGTACTGCGGGTGACGGCACTGGAGCCGGGCATCGCGGGCGTCCTCCCGGTCGACTCGCTGCGTGCGGATGGTGGGCGGGGTGGAGCGGGGCAGGCGGGCACGGGATCGGCGGCCTGCCGCCGCGCGCGGGGTGTCCGCCGCTCGGCCACACGTCCCTTGCGTCCGTGGGTCCGCGTGTGCGTGTTCGTGTGTCCGAGTGTCGGGTCCGCGCGTACCGGGTCTCCGCACGTCGACGAAGGCCCTGGTGAACACGTAACCCTACGCCCACCAAGCGCTTGCTTCGCGCCATCCGCGGCCCGGACCACCACCGCCCGGGCCGCCCATGAGCAAGATCACGTACCGCCCCGCCGCCCCTTCTCTGCTACTCCTCTTCTACGGCGTCACCCCGTTCCCGTCCCCGTCACAAAGCCGTCCGCGACCTTGAGTGCCTCGTCGAGCGCGGCGAGTCCTTCGGCGGCCTCGGACTCGCTGAGCGTGCACGGCGGTACGACATGGGTGCGGTTCATGTTCACGAAGGGCCACAGGCCCTGCTTCTTCGCGGCGGCGGTGAAGGCGGCCATCGGGGCGTTGGCCTCGCCGGAGGCGTTGTAGGGGACGAGCGGCTCGCGGGTGGCCCGGTCCCGGACCAGCTCCACACACCAGAACGCGCCCACCCCGCGCACCTCGCCCACGCTCGGGTGACTCTCGGCGAGCGCCCGCAGGCCCGGGCCGAGGACGTTCTCGCCCAGGTGCGCGGCGTTCTCGACGATCTTCTCCTCCGCCATCACATTGATCGTCGCGACGGCGGCGGCACAGGCCAGCGGATGCCCGGAGTACGTCAGCCCGCCGGGGAACGGCCGGGTCGCGAAGGTGGCGGCGATCTCCGCACTGATGGCGACGCCGCCCAGCGGTACGTATCCGGAGTTGACACCCTTGGCGAAGGTCAGCAGGTCGGGGCGGGCGTCGTACAGATCGGCGGCGAACCACGTACCCGTACGCCCGAAGCCCGCCATGACCTCGTCCAGGATGAAGACGATGCCGTGCCGGTCGCAGATCTCGCGCACACCCGCGAGGTAGCCGGGCGGCGGCGGCATGATGCCGGAGCCGCCGGGGATGGTCTCCAGGATGATCGCCGCGATGGTGGCCGGACCCTCGTAACGGACCGTGTCCTCAAGGTGCTTGAGTGCGCGCTCGCACTCCTGCTCCTCGCTGGTGGCATAGAAGGGCGAGCGGTACGGGAACGGGCCCCAGAAGTGGACAACACCCGCCGCGCCCGTGTCGTTGGCCCAGCGGCGCGGGTCGCCGGTCAGATGGATCGCCGCGTTGGTCGAGCCGTGGTACGAGCGGTAGGCGCTGAGCACCTTGGGCCTGCCGGTGTGCACACGCGCGAGACGTACCGCGTTCTCCACGGCCTCGGCGCCACCGTTGGTGAAGAAGATCTTGTCCAGGTCACCGGGCGTGCGCTCGGCGATAAGCCGGGCGGCCTCCGAGCGCGGCTCCACGGCGAAGGCGGGCGCGAAGGTGACCAGCTTCGCGGCCTGCTCCTGGATCGCGGTGACCACCTTCGGATGCTGATAGCCGATGTTGGTGAACACGAGGCCGCTGGTGAAGTCCAGATAGCGGTTGCCCTCGTAGTCCCAGAAGTACGAGCCCTCCGCCCCGGCCACCGCGAGCGGGTCGATGACCTCCTGCGCGGACCAGGAGTGGAAGACATGTGCCCGGTCGGCCGCCTTCACCGCAGCCCCGGCCTGTGGATTCACCTGTTGCGTCATGCCGCGAGCGTAGACGGCATACGGCCGCCCGGTCAGGGCCTGTGGAAAACCCTTCGGCCCTTGCCAAAAGGCCCTGTGGACAACGGGATGTGAACAAAGTGGATCTAGGCCCGTCCCTCGATCGGCCGCCCACACTCTTGACAACATGCTGTCATTTTGACAGTCTACTTACATAGGGCTGGAGAAACCAGGAGGAGAAGCACCATGAAGAGCACCGAGACGACTCCCGTCCACCTCGCCGTCTACGACACCTGGGCCGACTGGGAGACCGGCTACGCGACCGCCCAGCTGGCGCGCGGCGGCTTCACGATCCGTACGGTCGGCCCGAGCCGCGAACCGGTGACCTCGATCGGCGGACTGCGCGTACAGCCCGACCTCGCACTGTCCGAACTGCGCCCCGAGGACAGCTCATTGCTGATCCTGCCGGGCGCCGACCTGTGGGACACCGGCAACGACCTGGCCCCGTTCGCCCGCACCGCTCGCGCCTTCCGGGAAGCGGGCGTGCCGGTAGCCGCGATCTGCGGGGCGACGGCCGGCCTGGCCAGAGAGGGCCTGCTCGACGACCACCGCCACACCAGCGCGGTGTCCTTCTATCTGGCGGCCACCGGTTACGCGGGCGCCGCACACTACGAGGACACCGACGCGGTCACCGACGGCGGGCTGATCACCGCAGGCCCGACCGAGCCCGTGGCCTTCGCCCGCGAGATCCTCGGCCTGCTCGGCGCCTTCGACGCGAACGCGAAGCTGCTCGACGCCTGGTACCGGCTGTACCACGACTCGGATCCGGCGGCGTACGCGGAGCTGGAGGCGGCGGGGGCATGAGCGGCGCGGCACGGAACGCAGATGCCACTGACGGCGCGGACGACCACCAGGACCGCGCCCGCGATCAGCAGGACAACCTCTCGGCTACAGCGCTGACCATCTTCCGCCTCAACGGCCAATTCCTGTCCGTAGCAGATGAGTTGGCGCGCCCGGCCGGACTGACGGCCGCCTGGTGGCAGGTACTCGGCGCGGTACTCGCGCAGCCACTTCCGGTTTCCGGGGTGGCCAGGGCGATGGGCATCACCCGGCAGAGCGTGCAACGCATCGCGGACCTGTTGGTCAAGCAGGGCCTCGCGGAGTACGTGCCCAACCCGGCCCACCGCCGCGCAAAGCTGCTCCGGCCCACTGAGGAGGGGCGCGCTGCGGTGGCCCGGATCAACCCGGGGCATGCGGTACTGGCTCGACGGCTCGCGGAGGCGTTGGGGGAGCGGGAGTTCGGTGAGACGGTACGGGTGTTGCGGCAACTGTCCTTGGTGATGGACGAGTTGGCGGGTAGCACTGCGGAAGAGTCGCCGACTACCGATTGACACTCGATACGGTATGCATGGAATCGCCGGGATCGGCGAAACTAGTTCAGAACTGCCTGCGCTCCAGGGAAAGTTGCAGGTCGCGGAGTGGGGTCCCCGCGCGTGCGGGGCTGGCCCCAAGATCGTGAAGCCGCTCATTGACAAGATCGGGTGGTCCCCGCGCGTGCGGGGGTGGTCCCACGATGCTGGTGACGTGCGCCGGGATCTTGTCGTGGTCCCCGCACATGCGGGGTTGCTCCCGTCGGCTACTCGGTCAGCTCCGGGATGCGCGGCTGGTCCCCGCAAGTGCGGGGTTGGCCCCCACAAGGGCTCTTGGGGTCCGGTCAACGGCGTGTGGTCCCCGCGCATGCGGGGCTGTCCCCTCCCCACACCGAACCCCCCACCCCCCACCCCCGTCTATCCTCTCCCTGTCACACCCGGGGGAGGACAACGCAGCCATGGACAAGCTCGGAGCGGGAGAGCCGCTCGGCAGGATCGGGGCCTACCGGCTGCTCGGTCGGCTGGGCGCAGGCGGCATGGGTGAGGTCCTCCTCGCCCGCTCGGATCGAGGACGTACCGTCGCGGTCAAGCTCGTCCGCAGGGAACTGGCCGAACAGGACGAGTTCCGGAGCCGGTTCCGGCAGGAAGTGGAAGCCGCCCGGCGCGTGGGCGGGCAGTGGACGGCGCCCGTGCTCGACGCGGACACCGAGGCCGAGGTGCCGTGGGTGGCCACCGGTTATGTGGCCGGGCCCTCGCTCCAGCAGGTCGTCGGGCAGGACCACGGGCCGCTGCCGGAGCGTTCCGTACGGATCCTCGCCGCCGGTCTGGCGCATGCCCTCGGTGACATCCACCGGGCCGGGCTGGTGCACCGGGACCTCAAGCCCTCCAACGTTCTCGTCACCATAGACGGGCCGCGCGTCATCGACTTCGGTATCGCGCGCGCCCTGGAGACCGTCACCGACGGCGGGCTCACCCGTACCGGGGCGCTGGTCGGCTCGCCCGGATTCATGGCCCCGGAGCAGGTGCGCGGCGACACCATCACGCCCGCCTGCGACGTCTTCTGCCTGGGCTCCATCCTCGCGTACGCGGCGACCGGCGCCCTGCCCTTCGGCACCGCGAACAGCGGTGTGCACGCCCTGATGTTCCGTATCGCGCAGGAGGCGCCGGACCTGTCCGAGGTCCCCGAGTCGCTCGCGGAGCTGGTCCGCGACTGCCTCCAGAAGAACCCGGCCGCCCGGCCCGGCCTCGACGAGATCCTGGAGCGCACCGGAGCCGAGGACACGGTCGCCGACGGCCGCGCCCGCGACCCCTGGCTCCCCGGCGCCCTGGTCGCCCAACTCGGCCGCCACGCCGTCCAGTTGCTGGACCGCGAGCACGCCGCAGAGCCGACGGACTCCGCCGCACCGGCCGAACCCGCCGCACCCGCCGCACCCGGCGAGCAGGCAGGACCCGGCAAGCAGGCAGGGTCCGTCGCCCCCGCCACACCCACCGGCCCCCCATCCACTCCCCCTCCGGCCCCACCCGCCGCTCTCAACCACGTGCCGACCCAGGTCTCCGCCACCACCCCGAGCCCGCACCCCGGCGCGGCAACGCACACCCCGCCGCCCGCACCACCCACGCCCGCCGCACCCCCGGCGCACAGCTACGGCTACCCCCACCCCTACGGCGCCCACCCCGCGCCCGCCGCCACACCCGTCCCCCCGCCGCACGGCCCGACTCCCCCGTACACCCCCGCTCCCCCCTACGGCTCGACTCCGCCGTACGCGTCAACTCCCCCGTACGAGCCGGGAGTTGCCACCACCCTCGACCACCAGACACCCCAGCCCACCCGCCGCCGTTCCGGCGCCCTTCTCGCCGCCGTCGCCCTGGTGGTGGCACTCGGCGCGGGCGGAGCCGTCTTCCTGCTGATGAAGGACGACGGCGAGACGACGGCCTCGGACGGGAAGAAGCCGACCGGGCCGGTCACGCCGGGGCCCACGAGCGACCCCACCGATCAGGGCGGGGGAACCACGGGGTCGAGCGGTGAGCCGGACCCCACCGACACCGCGCCGTCCCCGTCCGGCCCGGGCGAGGTGCCCGCCGCCTTCCTCGGCAAGTGGAGCGGCAGTATCGACAACGACGCGGGGCACAGCACCCGGGACCTGGTCATCCAGCAAGGCAGCACGGGCGACACCGTGCTCTCGCTGACCGCCGACGGGCCCGCCGAGGGTGGCGGCAGCTATCACTGCGTGTTCCAGGCCGAGTTGACGGAGAAGGTCGACGACAGCACCCTCACGCTCGGCCCGTCCACCGTGATCGTCGGCGAACCCGCGACCTCCTGCACCCCCGGCGCGGCCTCCACGGTCACCCTGCTCCCGGACGGAAGCCTGGAGCGCGTGAACAACGACAACGGCGACAAGTTGACGTACACAAAGGCGGGTTGAGACCCGGAGGACAGGGCTCGGCGTACCCCCTTCGCACCGCCCCCGACCCGCATCTGACGCGCCCTCACCAACTCCCGTTGAACCCTGGACGAACATCCGGCGAGACCATCTGCATGCCATCGCCACTGGTGCGAGCGGCCGCTTAAGGTGTCCGAACTATTTGGTTCGTTCACGTGTACGGGGGAAACGTGGACTGGTTGTCGCCCGAAAATGTCATTGCCCTTGCCACGGCGCTCATTGGTGTGGTCGCCACCTTCGCCGCACTGATCTACGAGCGTTCGCCACGGCGCCGGCACATCGGCTACCGCGTGCAGATGGACACGTACTTCCAGGATTTCCAGCTGCCCAGCGGGCGGCTGGGGAGCACCGGCGCGGACGATGACGGTGACGACGAGAACGGTGGCGAGGACGAACAGGCCGTCGTACGTTCGGTGTTCAACCCGGCGCTCGACCTGACCGACCCGACGCTGGTCCTGCTGCGGATCGAGAACGACGGCGCGCACGACATCGAGGTGGACGACTACAACACCTCCGCGCTGCGCGGACTGACCGTCCGGTTCACCGGCCGCCATGTGCACGGCTGCGCGGTCCTGGTCGGCGACGGTCCGAACGCCGAGGACATCCGGGACCATCTCACCGACCAGCAGCACCGGTTGCTGCCCGAGGGCGACAAGCTCCACATCCCGCGCGTGGCCCTCGACAAGGGCGACCACTTCAAGCTGGTGGTACTGCTCTCGGGCGGCAACGCGGGCGGCGAGGTCAAGGTCACCGGCCGGCTGCGGCGCGGAAAGATCGGCGAGAACAAGTCCTCCAGTTCGACGCTGGACAGCAAGCCCCAGCAGTTCACCCGACCCGCGCGCGTCCTCATCGGACTGCTCACGGTCTGTGTGGTGACCCTCGCCTCGCTGGTCCTGGCCACCGGCGAGGAGAAGCAGGACAAAGCCCAATCCCTGTGCGCCGAGGGCGACTTGAGGCTCATCGGCTCCAGCGCCTTCACCAGGACGGCGGAGGCGCTGAAGAAGGCGTACGAGGAGGAGTGCCCGGGGGCCAGGATCGAGGTCGCGACGGAGAGCACCGACCGGGGCGCCCGGGAGCTGGACAGCATCGGCAAGATCGCCCTCGACGGCTCGCCTCCGGTGATCTCCTTCTCCGACGGGCCGCTGTCCCGCAGCGATTTCCCCCGGCTGCAGGGCCGTTCGACGTCGGTGGCGGTGTTCACGCTGATCGTCCACGACGACGTCAAGCTGAAGAACCTCACCCTGGCGCAGGTACGGGACCTGTACGCGGGCCGCATCACCAACTGGAACCAGATCCCGGGCGGCCCCGACCTGCCCGTCGTCCTCGCCAGCCGGGGCGACGACTCCGGCACCGGCGACGTACTGCGCCGCCAACTCCTCGACGGACACGAGGAGAAGCCCGGCTCGGACCCCGAACCGGTCTGCAACGGCAAGGTCGAACGCGGCCCCGCGCCCGAACGCTGCGCCCTGGACAGCACCCGCCAGGTCCTGGAGGCCGTCGGCAGCACCCGCGGCGCCATCGGCTACGCCGAACTGCGCTCCTCCGTCGGCGCCAAGGGCATGCACACCGTCAGCATCGACGGCCGCCCCGCCTCCGTCGCCGACATCGCGACCAGCGGCTACCCGTACCGGTCCGTCGAGTACGCCTACACCTACGGCACCCCCAAGGCCGACTCGCTCACCGCCCGCTTCCTCAACTTCATGACCGTGAGCGGCGGTTCGGCCGAGGAAGCCATGCGCAGGCATCTCCAACTGCCGTGCGCGGAACCGGAGGCACTCCAGATCTGCGCGCCCTCGTAGGGGCAAGGGCAAAGCCCAAGGCAGGTCAACTCCGCCCAGGCCAGCGCAACTCGGGTCCGGTCAGCGCATTGGCCACCTCAACAGGTCCGCCAGAGCGGCCGGTTCGGATCCGAAGTGCGGTGAACCGCCGAGCCCACGCCGCCGAGGTCGACCCGGTGGGCGCGGCGGAGGACCGACCATGAGCGAGAGCGGACCGTTCACCGCGAGCAGGGCGGCCCTTGCGCGGACGACGTCTCGCCGTTCCGGTACGCGCCGCATGCCGCCACCACCTTCGGCCCCTTGGCGGACTGGCGCAGCAGGACGAGCGTCTTGTCCGGCGGCGGGGCGTTGCTGCCCTGGCCGTAACTCACGTAGCCGGTGGCGCCGTCGAAGGTGATGCCGCCGCTGAGGGCGGTGAGCATGGAGCGCGGGTCGGCGTTCTTGTCGCGGTAGGTGATGTCGACGGCCCGGGACAGTACGTGGAAGGCGTCGTAGGCGACGGCGGAGTGGCCGTCCTGGCGCCAGGGGTCCGTGTCGCCGCCGCTGGTGGTGGTGACGAAGCGGTCGTAGTCCTCGACGAACTGCCGGGTCTTCTCGCTGGCGCGTGCGTCGTCGACCGGCATGCGGTGCGCCGAGTAGTACAGGCGCAGCCAGTCCTTGTCGTCGAAGGCGCCGGTCTGGGCGACGTTGGTGAGCTCGTTGCCGCCGAGCACGGTGATGTCGTGCCGGATGCAAGTGCC
This is a stretch of genomic DNA from Streptomyces sp. NA04227. It encodes these proteins:
- a CDS encoding serine/threonine-protein kinase, which gives rise to MDKLGAGEPLGRIGAYRLLGRLGAGGMGEVLLARSDRGRTVAVKLVRRELAEQDEFRSRFRQEVEAARRVGGQWTAPVLDADTEAEVPWVATGYVAGPSLQQVVGQDHGPLPERSVRILAAGLAHALGDIHRAGLVHRDLKPSNVLVTIDGPRVIDFGIARALETVTDGGLTRTGALVGSPGFMAPEQVRGDTITPACDVFCLGSILAYAATGALPFGTANSGVHALMFRIAQEAPDLSEVPESLAELVRDCLQKNPAARPGLDEILERTGAEDTVADGRARDPWLPGALVAQLGRHAVQLLDREHAAEPTDSAAPAEPAAPAAPGEQAGPGKQAGSVAPATPTGPPSTPPPAPPAALNHVPTQVSATTPSPHPGAATHTPPPAPPTPAAPPAHSYGYPHPYGAHPAPAATPVPPPHGPTPPYTPAPPYGSTPPYASTPPYEPGVATTLDHQTPQPTRRRSGALLAAVALVVALGAGGAVFLLMKDDGETTASDGKKPTGPVTPGPTSDPTDQGGGTTGSSGEPDPTDTAPSPSGPGEVPAAFLGKWSGSIDNDAGHSTRDLVIQQGSTGDTVLSLTADGPAEGGGSYHCVFQAELTEKVDDSTLTLGPSTVIVGEPATSCTPGAASTVTLLPDGSLERVNNDNGDKLTYTKAG
- a CDS encoding PstS family phosphate ABC transporter substrate-binding protein, translated to MDWLSPENVIALATALIGVVATFAALIYERSPRRRHIGYRVQMDTYFQDFQLPSGRLGSTGADDDGDDENGGEDEQAVVRSVFNPALDLTDPTLVLLRIENDGAHDIEVDDYNTSALRGLTVRFTGRHVHGCAVLVGDGPNAEDIRDHLTDQQHRLLPEGDKLHIPRVALDKGDHFKLVVLLSGGNAGGEVKVTGRLRRGKIGENKSSSSTLDSKPQQFTRPARVLIGLLTVCVVTLASLVLATGEEKQDKAQSLCAEGDLRLIGSSAFTRTAEALKKAYEEECPGARIEVATESTDRGARELDSIGKIALDGSPPVISFSDGPLSRSDFPRLQGRSTSVAVFTLIVHDDVKLKNLTLAQVRDLYAGRITNWNQIPGGPDLPVVLASRGDDSGTGDVLRRQLLDGHEEKPGSDPEPVCNGKVERGPAPERCALDSTRQVLEAVGSTRGAIGYAELRSSVGAKGMHTVSIDGRPASVADIATSGYPYRSVEYAYTYGTPKADSLTARFLNFMTVSGGSAEEAMRRHLQLPCAEPEALQICAPS